The genomic window ACCAGGCTACTttataataaacttttaaaattcaTTAAATAAGACTGCtctgttttaaagtgtttttaaagaaGGGAATTTACTTTTTATGTCTTACAGAAACCCTGCGGTTTATACACAAGTTGATATACAGTATTACATATTTATAGTTCACTTACCTATTTAAATAGGCTATAAAAATGCAACAAAGAGCATATTtcaaaacaacatgaatgaattgcaaAATAGGCTAATCCACCTGTATGGACGGTTTGCTAAATGCAATAATTATATGCATAATGAGTAGTGTGCGAAACAGGTTGATCAGTTCATggctagtttttaaaattaatatttagtcgaaaattattattcaatataatattgtcaTCTAAGGGAGTTCTTTTTCAGATTACTCAATATTTTCAGCATGTATTAAAGCCAACGATTGCACGCAGAAGCAAAATAAAGTTTCTCTCAGAGGACTTTTAGTTTGGCGTTGTTTTCAGTGTAGCTATTATGACGTGTCCAAGCTCTCATGTTTTATGTCCTCGTGACGGAGAATCCAGGTTTATTTGCTAGTAACGCTAGAGCGTTTATTTTAGCTGTCTGCGGCTTTATATTTCTGTTAATAATCTGGTGAGCAACCTATGTCAGATACAACTTTATACACATCTGGGCACGTGCATCTGACACAAAAATAACCTATAAAATGATGCATTTTGGTCATTTGTTTATGACAGTTTCTCTTTTCGATGATTTAACTTTACAGTAGATCATTATTTTATGAGTGGATCTCAGTCTGATTACAGCTTGCAAATTATATGGAAATCGCAAAATAATATGCACTGTAAAtgaaattaaagaattaaaaatattagtttgcGCTTTCATAAGGCTACCTGCACTCAGGTATTGATGTTAGGTATTCAGGTATTCCTCTTTTATTGGGGTAGGTTAAGTTAGTAATAAAGAGTCTGTTATTTAATGTGTCTGTATGTCTTCGGTCTTAGGCTAAACATGTGTAGCCTTAGGGAGTATATTATATGTGTTTCGATCCAGCAAAACGATACCAACTGtgattattttgatttaaagAAGACATTGTGCACCATATAGCTTAAAATACTAATGTCCTATGACTTAACTAATAAATACTCATTTTATATACTAAGTAATTCTCTTGTTTTAAGATAATTGTGTACTAAATTCAAAACTTTGTATAATTTGTAATAAATCAACatctattaatattaattttgtaGTAATTAAAATGGAAGAACAAATAAGTAAAGGTTTACTAAAACAGGAAAACAAATAGATAATTAAAATAtagctaaattataattaaaaaaatgagtgATAAGTGATTATTTTTCCTACATACTGTATGTACGTGACTCATTAAGAAATtcaaatagaggtaaagttggttttatattcggatattcagacattctccttaataatataatttcagaaaagtattatttttagtattatttataattCTAAATGGGGAAATTATATAAGATGCAAATGAACatcaaagaacaacattgttcacagtgaattagatatagtgttaatgttgttttgatgtcATACTTGCATACTAATTCCGattaaatattcaaagtaacatggtaaacaatatagagactgctaaatgaacgaatgcgCGAACATATAGAACCAACTTTATCTCTATGAAATCCAATGCTGCAGCTGTGACACCAGAACTTTGAAGACTAGTATTGATACTGGTACACCctcaatatatttcttttgatttttacAATGGTATTTTTCAAATAATTAGTTCAATTAGATCTCTTATAAACCGACTGCCATTTGATGTTACTTGGACATTTTCTTGTACAATGTAAACTGCACACAATCATACCCTATATATACTAATATGTGGTAATTTATTAAAAGCATACATTTTACTTGTCTGTTTTACTTAAGGATATaattgaaaatgcaaaaaaaaaaaaaaaagcattatatttgttttttccatCATCTCTTTACCTTatcgttatttttatttttttccaggtACTTTGGTGACAGATATGCTGCCGGTGGTGGTGGTGCATGGAGGTGCTGGTCATATTCCTAAAGAAAGAACTGAAGAATCTACAATTGGAGTGAAAGAGGCAGCCAGGACTGGATATGCCATCCTTCAGAGGGGCGGAAGTGCTGTTGATGCTGTAGTTGAAGCAGTGGCCCTGATGGAAACCAACCCAAGATTCAATGCAGGTACACGTAAttctcatttaaatgtaaatgtaaatgtaaatcaatgtagagaaatttaaggcctttaaaagtatttaaaagtcttaaatgccaTTTTTCAAGGTATTAaattttacatcatttttgattatgcaatgtatggttgtagGCTAAAGTTTGCCTAAATAAAATctgtgaatatcaggatgctgtgtagtttatgaaatcattAAATTCCTGCtggatttgacatcatgctgctttgtttactgcagtgaTCAAGGCAACAGCATTATATCTGCAGTTCTATAGGCACCAACCTTCTAAATGTGCTAGATTTAATAGAATTTTACTtcgtatatgaataatgttttagcttTGGATTATTTTCTAAGATTAATTTTTAGTAAATATACAGTAAGTTCAAATCCCGTTAGTGTTTCCAGTTGAAAAGTCGCCTAATCcatatacagtatgtaaataCTGAGTGAGAGGTATTATATTGTGAGAGTGCATTATTTTTGTCCTCCATCATGTAAATAATGTTAGGCCTAGTATTTTAATGTGACATTGGTGTCACAAGCTTAGCAaattcttaatgtttttttttcttttaatattccCTACAACACAATAATATTGCTGCAGAAAGGCAAGTTTTGAGTTTTTGCTGTTATTTATAGTCtgctgaatattattattatttaatacaagttggcttttaatatttaacaaatgtACTATGAATAATGTTATCTTATTGTagccagtttaaaaaaaaaacattttataataattcatTCTCATAATTCACTCAAAGCATCCACATAGGCATAAGAAAAGGGTGAACATATTATGCATAATAATTAATCTAGGAAAAATATAGATGATCTTTGTTTGTCACAGGTCGAGGGTCAGTGTTAAATATTAAGGGGGAGGTAGAGATGGATGCATTGGTGATGGATGGCAGAACTCTTGACAGCGGGGCTGTTTCTGCCGTAAGAAGAATCGCTAACCCTGTGCAACTAGCCAGGCTTGTAATGGAGAAGGTAAAGTAATGGGTAATGTAATGTGTGGAAAGctggatattttttaaaaaaatgtacaaaatatgttTTCACCATGCTCTGTTGTCAAGTAAACTTAGATAAATCCTTGATCTGCAATTACAAACAAGTATTTTTTTatcgttattttattttatttgtactgatgtaatcattcattcaccAATTTCTGGTCTTTAGaaacatgtactgtatattaCATTTCAATGTTGGAAACTGTGTATACAACACATACCAGCACATGCATCAATGCATTATATTTATGGCCAAAACATGATTTACAAAAGATCCCATATTTAGCTCcatttaaaaagcaataatacaataaattgtttaaaacataaacaataatacaATCTTTAAAAGGGCTGTAGGTGATTgtgttcagaaacatgttttgttgtgctggttgaaagtctcttcagatTCCAATAGTGATGATTaatgtaaatgatctaaatgtatttatatgcatttttattcactctgggtattattttattcattctgggtaagacataaaactaaaaaatgttcatccatttAAATATTGTCGAGCCAACAATTCCCATAATTCCAATAAGTAGACAAACTGTCTGTCAATAagtgtagatttgtacatctgcacacCCATTCCATtgtattcacattggttcatttttgaacaatgacaacctgtgacgtgctccctatattgtttaccatgctactttgaatattcggtctgaaatagcatgtaagtatggcttactAATAAGTTTAATTCCTGTATGCTGCTGGCCAACCAGCATACAGCAGTTGGCTTGGGACAAAgcatgtgagagagtgagacagCCATCTTTGCATGCATGCTAATGACAATCTAGTCTAGTGGATTATcgactgtcatctttaaggtgtgaGTTTGTGTTTTCAGGCTTGGCTTTGGAaagatattttgttttcaaagatattatgctaagcggttagcattttggcatatcacttactgcacctttaatatctaTTCAACAAATTCAGTTTCATAAAATTTAGCATTgagaaatagtttaaataaaatccTCACAGTGTGTATATcccaaatgtttttttgtttgtttgtttgtttgtttttaatttgagaccctggaccacaaaacaatGCTTGCAAAaacttgccaaaaaaaaaaaaaaaaaaaaaacattaaatgggTCAAAATCATTTATTCCAATTATCATTAGAAAAATACATAAAGATCATATTCAATGaagatatttgtatatttttttactataaatatatattaatgattAGCAATACATTATTATTGATCCAAACAATTCAAAGCActtaatttaaatcattttaatgtgattatgtaaattattttgtttaaatttacatattaatatattaagttaatgtattatttaatttaaatattatatattcacttaaattattgtattattttattttaaactacgataaaatatttattgattaCTTATAAGCATTAATTAGCAATTAATTTAGACAGCTTTTAAACTGATTTTCCTAATGTTTTGATTTTGTTGAAACATCAACTTAAATTAGTTGTTTCTCTGCCAAATTTTGCCCTATGCCAACAAACCATACATTaatgaaaaacatatttattcagctttcaggtaATGTATAACAAGTGTAATGTATTACACttctgactggttttgtggtacatgtggttacattttataatgtatttatttatagtatctTCAATTTGTGATTTAAACACTACCTCTAAACTACACAAAAGCACCTAATTTTCTAAAACTAAATGATACAAACATTGCGCTTTTTGCTTACATTCAGTGCAATTGTTATATGACAGTATAACCCTCATTTCAAGCAGTCAAATTAGTAATGTGAATAATCAGGTCTGTCCTCTTTTCGCAGACCAAACACTTGTGTCTGACAGCTGAAGGGGCTTCAAAGTTTGCCAGAAGCATGGGTGTACCGGAAGTGCCCGAGGAGTCATTGATCACAGACTATGCCAAGATGCGCTGGAAGAAGAACTTGGAGCCAGATGCCAACCCTGTGGAATGCCAAATGTAAAGCTTTTATGTAATGAAAACTGGTACAAAGTGCTGACATAATGTTTTGGCACAAGATGTCTAATGTCTAGAACTTCTACTGAGATGAAAGAGTTACTACAATAgctaaaggcatagttcaccttcACATTCTTTTAAACTTGTTGAACTGTCTTTCATCTGTCGAATGCAAAACGCATAATTCCTATTATGTTCCTAATAGTATACATATTTATAGAGTTCATGCAGGTTGTAAAAAGGCTTTGTTTCAAAATATAAAGCCTTAAAAAGACAAACTAGAGTGTTAAATTGAGGCCATTACAAGTCatgtcattaaagggatagttcactcaaaaatgaaaattctgttatcatttactcatctttgaCATAGATGTCAAAAATTAATTTAtggtagaagtcaatggttagtgctttccaacattcttcaaaataacttattttgtaatTATCTGAACAAACCAACTCAAACTGTTTTGGAATACATcaacagtgagtaaatgatggcagatctTTAATTTGTGGGTGAAGTATCTCATTTTAAGTATTGCAGGCACTCAAAAAATATCTTTCTAATTCACACgtatgattgataataaagtgtgtttggcatgctgtcctgggaaagagccctgagctcagaagatccttgagcccggggctccctcttgTTTCATCAGtagagaggggagtctgagctcaggtaggtctcgagagcttctCCGAATTTGTTCGCTTGGACTATTCCTTGATTAGTCCCCTATTAGGGGTTGCAACGCAGAATTAAGTGCCAACTATACCAGGACATGGCTAAGTGGTGAATGCCCGATACTTAAACACTTATATACTGTGCCAGGTTGGTTTATACAACTcatttatactgcatgtctttggactgtgggagaaaacaggagtacccaggggaaacccacacgagcatgtaaaggacatgcaaactccacaaagtaacgccaactggcccagccaggactcaaaccagcaactttcttgctgtaaggcaacagtgctaaccactgagccaccgtgccaccctgtcCTGGATTTTTCCAGAAAAGAAGGGGGAGATGGGGTATTCTTTGAGTTGAAGATGACTAATGCTGAGTTAAGACCACATGATTTTCAAaatagtcgtgtcacagatgtttacACACCGCATGACTATCTGGGCAGGCGTTTTGTCGCTGCTATGTTTACACAGCtagatggatcagcgacagggggtttcacactgcatgactttacaataggaagaatcgccaacaactttgtccaaactacatctcacaaccaaaaacatgtaggatatgttttgttattaactacgtaatgagaaagaagcctttaatgcgGTAGAAAATGTGCATATTTGCTCACCCGGGCTTGAAGGGAATTAgtaatttctcctcaactttttcatttttgacccagttgtgatattgctcacatgacacatcaaacagacatggttgctcctgccaaatttccactagttttttctCCACTACTTTGGTCCAAATTAACTgcaaatgagcgcttttaacttctcccctaacctcccgctggcctgcagatacccatactagtggatgctgctttctcattggctgtaggtaatcatcaattttatgttcagtcaaaactcatttcacatggcatgatttgaaacgccgacagctccagatattgaGCAGGCCAAATATCTCAtgggcatcggcgactcatctgcgattctctcagatgagagaataatttgataatttattttttggattattattattatcattatttaaaatacttttattaacaGAGGTGTTTATGTGAGCAAAATagattaatattacatttaatattacagttatttatttatttttgtaacttGAAACGCTCTTttgctttaaaatatcttttaatatacaaatatatttaatttaaagccGTAACTCCAGACTCACATAACTGTTCAGAAGTCATTCTAATCAAAGctaatattaatctaatattcCACATTATTTTTTTGTGGTGAACTATTGTTTCACTGCcgcaataaataattcattttgtttacGTGTGTGTTTATGAAGCCATTTTCTTCATTTGTGTGTTCCAGGGGAAAGATGGGGACAGTAGGTGCAGTAGCCGTGGACATGGATGGAAACATTGCTTGTGCCACCTCCACTGGAGGAATGATAAATAAAATGGAGGGTCGTGTGGGAGACACACCGTGTGTTGGTAAATCCAAAACTACCACCACAGAGCTCCTGTTTTACACTTTTCACAGCACTTtattaaaaatgcagggttccacccAATTCCTTTCAacacaaattattaaattaacttaatcttttacaaatttaagtagattgaagatcaaacaattaagtttctcttgtttcaaattattttaaatacagaGTTTAATCAAACAGCAAAATTCATTTTGTTTGAATGATTAATCAACCTGCAAATGGCTTAATTTGATCTATTTTAAGCTGATTTAGAAGTGTTTTAATGCTGAAAAAGATTCACTTTACCAGTCAATTTGACTTGAGCAGCAGGGATTGAACTTTGACTTTTGGACATGCAAGAATGTGTGTAATTTTCAGCTGCTCATGAGAGCTTGTTGCCTGCTGGGTTAATATTCAAACCGCAGATCTAATCCTCAGTTTAGCACACAACACTGCATATACATTCTCTTAGGACACATTTTAACCTGTGGGAATCACATACTTACTAGTTAATGATAAAAACGGAGcccagaaaaaaaaggaaaatagatTTTTGCTGAAACTGTCTGTTTTATTAAGCATGTAAACaaccaaacatttattttatacccTTATACAGTGAGTATTATTAGAATTTGCTTTAAACAGGTGGAAGTTAATGTGGATCAACAGatttagtttgtttgtgtgtgtgtgtgtgtgtgtgtgtgtgtgtgtgtgtttgtttgtgtgaagGAAAGATCTCACTCaggttgtgtgtttttttcctctGGTTTTCAGGATGTGGGGGTTATGCTGATAACAAGATTGGTGCAGTTTCACCCACAGGCCACGGAGAAGCCATCATGAAGGTCACACTGTCTAGACTCGTTCTCTTCCACATGGAGCAAGGCATGTGATATGCTGTATGATCAGCACTACTTAGCACATTTAAACAGAGTAACAGCAAACAAAGCTTCAGggtctttttcttatttttgcaaACATAATGACCAGCTATTACACAGAGTATGTAGTTTAATTGTGAATATTCTTTTTGTAGCAATTGCAAAACACGTGAAAAGGTCTGGAGTCAGCattatttgactttttaaaaaaatattaccactactactaataatatatatatatatatatatatatatatatatatatatatatatatatatatatatatatatatatatatatatatatatattttgctacaaatatactttgcataTCTATTTatacattctacaaaatattaaGTAGCACACCCGTTTGCAACACTAATAATAAGAAATCTTTTGGAAGGAATCTTTTTGCATATCATCATAATAGAATGATTTCTGGAATCACTGAAGACAGTAGTAGTAATGCTGAAAGTTCAGCTTTGACATCACAAgaaaaaatgacattataaaatattttcaaatagaaaaagttttaaattgtaatgttgTGCAACAAcaatgttaaagttttaaatgatactgtttttttgtttgttttccccaAATTAAACTGTCCCTCACTGTCTTGTCAGTACATTTCatgtctgttgtatttatatgcttttttttatacatataaaaatttGTAATTGTTGCATTTCAAAACAAGGACATGTTCTGGGTGAAATATCTTGAACCGAAATTCACCCAGATGTAAGAATACCCACTTTCTTTTTATAACAAAATTGTCTAGCTTTTAGCcatgaatatttattatatcttgtttattaaattattatttaaatatatgttttacattcaattataatgtatataattaCTATCAGGCAGCACGGAGGCACAGTGGGttgcgctgtcgcctcacagcaagaaggtcgctgattcgagccccgacttggtcagttggcatttccttgtgaagtttgcatattctccctgtgttcgcatgggtttcccccacaagtccaaaaacatgcgctataggtgaattgggtaagctaaattctctatagtgcatgtgtgtacGTCCTGGTCCTCCAAGTTGGGTGTTGAGccttgggctaacaacccacctcgtaaaaatttgatgttacgaaacaccaacatagtAGTAGTAAAAACCTTGAACACTCTCGAACACTTGATGGATTCTTAATTCAGTCCTCATCTTCAGTCAAAAATTTGAGGGTAATTTTTGATAGCAATCTGTCGTGTGAAGGCCAGATTTCAAGCATTGTAAAACTgcaattttcttattttaaaatgttgccaAACTTCGACATACGCCATCAATGTCTGATGCGgaaaagcttattcatgctttcatgacctGTCAGTTAgactattgtaatgcattactaggTGTTTGCCCTGTTGCCCTTGCTTCCTATTAATTatcatacatttttattgaaTTGTGTGATTGCTTGTTACTGTCACCGAATCTATTACATGTGgagttttaatgtaaaaattaagagtttaatataaaaatatacaggcAATGCACTGTAAAACAGTCAAATATATCAAATGAAAAAAGTATATTTTACTCAAATATTACTGAAAACTCATTGGACTTAGTTGAAAGATGTTACATAAACTTATTCAATTAGGCAGAACTCAAATGGATTGTTACAGCAAATTTCAAGTTCCCGTTAAGGTTTGTTGTTAGTTAAAGGAGAGGTAAGAgtgttataattaaattatttaacgtGTTTTTGCTAAAAATTTGTACTatgtaaatattaccttttaaacttaaatgtttaaggcaatcggttttctcaaatgatttgagttctCTTTACTTAATGGGTCTGAAAGTGTATTGCAAATCAAAAGATAAAGCTATAAATTTActacttttaaaaagtttgtttatGCCTATATTTTCAAACATATAAACATCATGTCATACACTTTCACATACTGTACATAGCATGACATTTTCTTGCTATGCATTTATATGCTTCATATATTTCAGTGTCGTAACCTTTGGCTGATGAGAGAAGTGAATCATGCTGACTCTTACAAGAAATGCATGTCAGTTGCTTTGAATTTTTAAGGCACGTGATTGGAACAAAGAGCTGAAGAGATCCTGGACAAAGACAAGTTAGATTATaaattattatgttaaaataCAACTAGTACCTAGAAAGTGTAACTTGAGCTacagactaataatacataactGAGCATAATGGAGAGTGCTTTGATTACGATGGAGTGAAAATGAACCAGTCTTGTTTATTTAGTGATAATGccataaattatattaaacattatCTTAATTTAAAGTTAAACTAGCAATATAGCCAATTGAAATGTGTCTTTCTGTGTACTGTGCTTTTGTACACACACATTTGTACAGATTTAGTACTTTAGTGGTATCTACAAATGTCACATTTGGACCATAATTCAATCTGCATCTGATATAGAAGCAACATGTATATTGACTTGGCCTCATGTGGACGGTTCACATGTGCTCATGATTAGCTGTGAGACTGACCCTGTGAATAAATAGCTTGAATTACTGTAGCTACATATTAACTGGAGATCGAGGGCCTCATTAAGATGCTTGACCTCAAGTCTGTTTCGGTAAACATTGCTCACTTCATGGCTCTGAGTCAGTCTTGTACAGTGCAGTTCATAATGCACTTTCAGGGAGCAACCAAGTCAAGATTGACCCACCTGCATATCCTCAAAAGAATAGGCCATTTTGTTAGCCATCTAGTATGTTTTTTAGGTCTTTGTTTTCAGGTGAGGTGATCTGTGTGTGCCCTTTTGCCTTGTGGAAACACACCGTCAAATATTTTTGCTGAACTCATTGATACATGTGTTTATGTGGGCAAAAAAAGTGTTGATGAGAGGTATTTGAGATCCTGTCTTTACAAACTTTAGCATTCAAAGTATTCAACTAACAGGTGCATATTGTGTATGCACAATATATTTTctcataaaaaaaatgtgataaTGAGATGTTGCAGTAATGCAATTTCACATAAGGTTACTTTGTTAAATCAACagaaagggctctattttaacaatcttaagtgcaaagtctaaagcacatggcgcagaAGCGTTAAAGGCATATCCAAATGCACTTTTGCTAATTTAGatatggaaaaatacgctctgcccCCTGGcgcatggtttaacagggttgcgcttattctcttaatgaggtgtgggtgtgttttgagcaaaacatgcattaaaccaatcagagtcttatctcacattccctttaagagtcgtGTTGCGCCATGGCATGTTTGCTATTTACAAGGCGGACTTCGTTAGTGGAACAAGTGAATGCTTCActtgcgagaaaacagttaaacagaccatctgcagcacaaggataaggAATGAGCCTCCTCCGTTCTGCATCTTTacttttctctttactttactcctttacttttgtggataaggacaCAATGTTCTTCGCTCTCCCCTGAAGACACCCATTAGCcatatttacatattacatatacatattacatatttaatttattttg from Danio rerio strain Tuebingen ecotype United States chromosome 13, GRCz12tu, whole genome shotgun sequence includes these protein-coding regions:
- the asrgl1 gene encoding isoaspartyl peptidase/L-asparaginase encodes the protein MLPVVVVHGGAGHIPKERTEESTIGVKEAARTGYAILQRGGSAVDAVVEAVALMETNPRFNAGRGSVLNIKGEVEMDALVMDGRTLDSGAVSAVRRIANPVQLARLVMEKTKHLCLTAEGASKFARSMGVPEVPEESLITDYAKMRWKKNLEPDANPVECQMGKMGTVGAVAVDMDGNIACATSTGGMINKMEGRVGDTPCVGCGGYADNKIGAVSPTGHGEAIMKVTLSRLVLFHMEQGKTPEEASDLALAYMKERVDGLGGVVVVDHNGTWAARFSSLQMSWAAAQQGKLHFGLFHGDHFTEPVEEHT
- the asrgl1 gene encoding isoaspartyl peptidase/L-asparaginase isoform X1, with product MQTKHLCLTAEGASKFARSMGVPEVPEESLITDYAKMRWKKNLEPDANPVECQMGKMGTVGAVAVDMDGNIACATSTGGMINKMEGRVGDTPCVGCGGYADNKIGAVSPTGHGEAIMKVTLSRLVLFHMEQGKTPEEASDLALAYMKERVDGLGGVVVVDHNGTWAARFSSLQMSWAAAQQGKLHFGLFHGDHFTEPVEEHT